The nucleotide sequence AAAAGACAACTATAAAAAAGTTTGTCTGAGTTCTTCATTAAGTTGGATTTCATACAAGACATCTCTAATACCAACACTCAACATTCTATTATTCCTAATGTCATCCATTGACCATTGAGCTTGGAGATGAACTATATTACTTAGTATTTTCTCCGAACATCGTAAAGTGGGAGCCACCTTCATCATTTTAACTTAACAATTTAAACTTAAAGAAATTGAGAGACGTattaaaattaaaagatcaaGTTGATTGGTGGTCATTAATGTTTGTTTTGACCAAAAACTTGAAACTAATATTTAAATCATTTTACATGATGAAAGATTACACTATTTCCTAAGTAAATCTTGATAGTACTAGTTTTTTAGGGTCTCGATGTACAAAggaaaatttattattgacctTAACAAAACTATCAAATTCAATTTAACCATGATGGTCATTGAGGTAAGTTCAAACTTAGAACCAGCTTGAGTTAAAGAAATTTATTTCAATCTTAGGAATCCTATATCTTTTCCCCCCAACTGTCAGTACAGTTTAATAAGAAAAATCTCCATGTAGCTATTAAAAACTGAGTTCAAGTTTGTGATCAAACTATCAGTTGTACTACAATTTTAACTATGCAAGGAAACAAGGGACCTATAAACTTGAGGACACAAAACTTTGTATAGTAAATTAAATTAGTAATGCAAAGTAACAAAAGATGATTATCCTAACTGGTATATTCCAGTTTAATACTACATACAGATAGATAGGAACAAAAAAGAGGGGAAGCATGAAATGCAAATTTGACTATTAGAGTTAACAATAATAATTCAAAGAAAGCAAAGCATTAAAACCACCTTATGCTTCAAGGAGATCTAGAGTATTTGTCTGAAAGAACACCCACACAGACTCTCCAACTTCTTTAATAGCAaagaaattatgaaaagaaagaaggggAGGGGAATACAGGGAGAACAAAGGGCAATCGAATGTTTAAACCTAGTGAATTACAATATTGAACAGGCCTTTTGTGCTTTACCCTTCTTTTTCTTCTGTTTTGGTGGTTGAAGAACAACTCTTATGGCTGCGTCAAACACTGCCTTCACGTTCTGTAATAAATACCAAAAACAAACTTAAACTACATATTAAATTATCCATTTTGAAATAGAttagaagaggaagaagataatCAGAAAACTGTGTACCTCCTGTGTTTTTGAACTGCATTCAATGTAAGCTGGTGCATTAATCAGCTTCCTCAGCTCTTCTCCCTTTAATATATGACGCAAATGttatattttgtttaatataAACAAATAGACAAGATTTCAGAGCACCAGAAGAAATAATCACCTGAGCTGTGGTAATAGGAACCGCACCAGGATGGTCTATGCAGAACTGCTTATCATCCCGAAGGTCTATCTCAATACAAATGACAAAATAATAAGAAACCAATTCTTATATCGAGAAATCGGTCTACCAGGAAACTAGCACAACCATTTGTGTAACTAGAAGCTAACACAACTCACTGGGAGActatttgaaaatatatatgtaaaTTTGAAAACAGGGTAACCCTAACTGCATATACAACTTTtctgaataaaaataaaacaaaccagaAAAGCAGAAACATCAAAACAGTGACCACAACTGAAGTATCAGACACCACTGGAAAAACAATAGAGattaaaaattacagaaaaaacaGAATAAAATGCACCGGAAATCCCACCCTCTCCCATAGCAAACACACTGAACTGGTTCAGTAGTTAACCAGTTCAACAAATGGAAACTCCCAAAGATATTTAAAACATCAGTATTTGTTGATCATGAAATGCATGGGGCTACATGATTtcatcgaaacaaaagccatgacTAATACCATATACTATAAATATAGAGAAAACAGCATCAACATATCAATAACACATTATGCAGCAACAAACATACCAAGCTTTGTTCCAACCAGAATTATGGGGACACCAGGTGCATAATGCTTCAACTCTGGAATCCACTgaaaatgaaacaaacacatgcaACATATTAGCAAGTTTTCATAAACTAAACATTCGACTGACATATTAACACAATCATTGTTCACCACAGATAAACAGAAACACATTAGAAAAAACACAACAGACACCATATCAAAATAGGAAGAAGCAAGCACCTTTTTGGAGACATTTTCATAACTAGCCTTGCTTATGAGAGAGAAAGCCAATATGAAAACATCGGCACCACGGTAACTCAAAGGTCTTAATCTGTTATAATCCTCTTGTCCTGTTCCACAAATTAACACAATAAATCCAAAAAGAATTCCATGAACAAACTCAGATTAACAAAAAGAACCCCCGGAAATacaaaatcaaattccaaaacaTTACCAGCAGTATCCCACAAACCCAGATTAACAATGCTCCCATTAACAACCACATTCGCACTGAAATTGTCAAAAACTGTCGGCACATAATCCTGTTTCcaaccaaaaaaaatcaaatccacAACCCAAAAAATCCAcacatcaatatcatcatcaaaaaCAAACTCAACATAAACTCAGAACCAAAATCTCACATTTTACCCATTTCAATTTTCAACCTATAAATTAACATCAAATGCACCATTTCAAATCATAATTTACATGCACATTCACCATACAAAGCATTTCCCATAAAAAAATCTCAAATTTACATGAATTTAAACATAACCCAAACAcccaaaaatcaaaattttcaatttaaatcaaCAAGAACTTAAATACAATgacccaaaaataaaaattaaaaattgaagagaaaaaagaaagaaagaacaaacCGTGGGGAAAGTATTGCTGGTGTATGAAATAAGCAAACAAGTTTTGCCGACAGCTCCATCACCAACAGTAACACATTTAATAAACCTAGAAGCGCTCATTTTTCTCGAAAAGGAAAACCCAAAAAAAGCCTCAGATCTTCACCTGAGGACCCTCTCCTCCACTTGCTTCTGTTTCAAGTACACATCTATAAACAAAACCACAACAAT is from Vicia villosa cultivar HV-30 ecotype Madison, WI unplaced genomic scaffold, Vvil1.0 ctg.000809F_1_1_3, whole genome shotgun sequence and encodes:
- the LOC131631325 gene encoding rac-like GTP-binding protein RHO1, translated to MSASRFIKCVTVGDGAVGKTCLLISYTSNTFPTDYVPTVFDNFSANVVVNGSIVNLGLWDTAGQEDYNRLRPLSYRGADVFILAFSLISKASYENVSKKWIPELKHYAPGVPIILVGTKLDLRDDKQFCIDHPGAVPITTAQGEELRKLINAPAYIECSSKTQENVKAVFDAAIRVVLQPPKQKKKKGKAQKACSIL